The sequence below is a genomic window from Dioscorea cayenensis subsp. rotundata cultivar TDr96_F1 chromosome 6, TDr96_F1_v2_PseudoChromosome.rev07_lg8_w22 25.fasta, whole genome shotgun sequence.
TTTGAATGTAAATACAGTTGAGCATCTAAAGACATTTCATGTGCCAGCTCGacatgaaaaggaaagaagtattttcttttataaagacaaaagcaaaaagatcttgaatgatgatatcataaatattgaagaaatagaagatgatgaagctcaacccataaaCTTCCCAAGCCATTACCCCAACAAGCTTAGGACAATAGTTGAGAGGTTTGGGAGCAGAATGAAGTGGTCAACGAAGTCACATCAGGGCTTCGTAGATTGTGGCATCCTGCACATGTGGATAAGAGAGGAATAGGCTAATCTGAGTCTTCCAGGCACTCATGTTGCATGGTAATATggcaagaggaagaagaggaaataaagataaagaatgcACCACTTGAACTAGAAGACGGggggcaagcaacaattgatgagttggttgaaatcgacttgggaagCGATGATGACCAAAGGCCgactttcctaagtgcacaactatcagaagaagaaaaatcatcattcaaggctcttttgaaggagcatattgactgctttgcttggaactataatgaaatgccagGATTGGATGATGAGGTGGCTGTTCACAGACTGCCCATTGATCCTAATGCTACTCCAGTCAAACAggcaccaagaaagatgaagtttgatctaGAAGAAAAAGTGATAGAAGAGACCAAGAAGctgattgaagcaaattttatcagagaagaaaacataccCTGATTGGATAGCGAGCATAGTTcctgtgaaaaagaagaatggacAAATACGAATATGTGTAGACTTCAGGGACCTGAATAAGGCGTGTCCTAAGGATGATTTTCCCCTCCCAGTTATGGAGAATgaagatataaataatatataccaTTGAGCTAGATTCAAATGCACCAACAAGAACCACTGAGCCTGTACAAGCTAAAGCTCAGTTTACACTAAATTCTAGTTAAGAATTCAAACTCAAGATCCACTAGTTTATTAAACAATCCAGTTGAACTTGAGTTCTTATAGAGCAATTTGAAAAACGAGGTTTTGTTTGagaataaaaatgatatctcCACGGCGATCAACAAAATGttgcaaatcaaacataataCAAGACCTACAGATTTTCACCCAATGCATACACACATTAAGGATGCAATACACCATCACCTATACTTTTGAAGATCTTTGACAAGATTATTACCCAAACAAGAGCTAAAGTCAGTAAAGTTCTCTTCCCCTTCTTTATTCATACATAAGGTTCTCAGGCTTTCATGACAAAGTTCATATACGACTTTTGAGTTGGTGGGCCACATAAAACCgaataaaaatacatcataGATAAATTATACTACATAATACTCAAACAAGATAAATTAAATTGGATTTAAAAGGTTCTTATTAATAACAGATAAAAGCTGATCAAGATCCTAATAAAGTTCATACTTGCTTTATTCTTGCATTTTAGAAACTAACAAAGCCTTTCTCTTTCAAGCTTTCAATAACCTCCTTGAGGCTTGTCTCCAAAGGGATAAAATCTAAGCCCAAGCTTCTTGCTTTCTTGTCCGAGACCTGATATCTAGGGTTAACCGGCTCTTTGTTTGTGCACCTGCCAACAATAACCATTAAAGCTGCAGGAAAAATgtcaaataacaataaaaatgatgatgacACAGAAAATCATCTGcgtaatatgaaaatttaattctAATATACAATATCTAACTTGAAACATAAATTGATTGCAATCCAATTGAAGTTGTTTTTACTATGTGAATAATCTCAAATCCTGTGGATCGATGTAACCTATGATGACACATGCACTCAATAGATGTCTTGAaccaaaaaattacaaacaagaTGGTGTGTTGGTTTCCcccaagttcatatatatatatatatatatccaaaaaagtttttcgtgtgtgtgtgtgtcaagATTCAGGTAAACCGGAAGCCATATATTAAAAGGCTTGCATGTGTATTTGAGATTCGAATAGATCATAGCTTGTGCTCTGCATACTAATCACCACCCTGAGGTACTAACTTTATCCTGATCTTTTTTTCTGAAATTGTGATATATctagatttataaataataataataataataataataataaaacatgtcTGTAGTACATGATATTCATATGGTTCTCATAATTAATGCCTGTCATAATTATAGCCAAAAGATGCCAACATATCAATGCCTGCCATTGCAGACAGCATACAAAACATGTCTGTAGTACATATTCATATGGTTCTCAAGAACTTAAGCTTGAAGGAGATGGGCCTAGACTGATATGTTTATATCCATACATAGTAACTTCACAGATGCAACACTATTAGTACTCGGATATGCATAACCTTCAAAACCTTTCCATGTCAAAGACGAAATAGAATCAAAGACCAGCATGCTCACACAAACAAAAGTTTAACTCGTAGTCCATGATATATTGGCATAATCAAGAAcaaataaagtataaaaattgAACTTCCATAAGAAGATAATTCTCAAAGAGTATAGAAAATAATACTTACTTCTGAGGGAGTTGAATAGTTGGATATagttcatttataatttttataaccTCCGAATCACGAGAAACTCGTTCAACCAAACAATATCTTCCATTTGCAGAGGGTACCTCAAATGCGAGGATATGTGCCAACGCGACATCTTTGACATTTACCCAACGATAGTTTTCATTTGGGTTGTAAGTTGTTCCTATGTCAATAGCCACATATGACAATTTCCACAAGAATATTGAAGCTCAGATTGATACAATTAAAGTCCCCCAAAAAAGTTAATCATCACGTGATATTACATTATTCATGCAATAGTCAAAATATTCCAATATACAAAttgtttctaaataataatactacCAAACATAGACTCACTAAACACATCGTGTTTGAGCATGCTTTATCTTAGTTTGAAATGGTTTCTCGTAGTTGTGATCTGGATATGTCATCTCATCCTAATGATTTCttagttgattattattatgaagcctttatttctatatatatatatatatatatgtatcacaTTATAAGTCTCTTGAAAACTAGAGTTATGGaataattttcttcttatattattttatatgttatcaAGGTATGTTGTATTTTATCATATCTAAATGTCAAACATATTCCAACAAGTTTGATTTCTTTATAATGTTACTACCAACAACATACCATTTATTAAGTTCAGAATTTGAGCAGCACTTAAGTTTAAAGTTGGTTGCAGAAGAGAACCAATGACAAATGATGGATTGATTGTGACCATATCAATGCCATTATCTTTCGAAAACTTCCAAGCACACTCCTCAGCGAGTGTCTTCGACAACGCATACCACAACTGAAAGGAAACtacaatgttaaaaaatatgcaagttttgtttcaaaaacaaTACCATTAGGCACactaagtaaataaaaaaggccacaggaaaaaaaatttatgacacTAGACAGTCTAGACTTCAAGAAATTCAGAAATTATGACCAACCAAATAGCTTCACTAAACAGATTGAGCATTTAAAATTCTCTGACAACGTAGTTTCAAAgacttaatttattaaatatgtcAAAAACATCTGCACATTGATAATGAAACAAGATCACCCACAAACCaaacatataaacataaaactaaCATTAAGTTTCATGATCAACACAAGTCTCTTAAATTGCTAATATgatctttgttttgtattaaatgATGTATACCGATACAAAACCATtcataataacaaattaattctagatacaataaaacaatatcaaGCATTGGAAAACTAGTGAAGGCAATAGACAATTGAGTCTAGTCAACCGATGGTTTGCTGTTTATGCTTCAGAAAGGATAAGTTAAAAGCAAATGAGAACAAGCTGAGGTTTTGAAaccgaaaaatatgagatactCATCATAAGCAATTgacacaatataaatatattttctagaAAGAAAACAGAAGATAAACAAAGTCTCTCATTCAAAAAAAGGGTTAATATGGCAGCAATGTAATAGAAGATTAGTATCGTCATGATCTCAATACAGCATAACTAGTCAAAGAAAATATTCTCACTGAAAACATACATGAGATGAAATTCATTACAATCAAAATAGGttcgattttattttttttaaactatgatTTGATTGACAAAAACGGCACATATGCAAATAACATACATACTTGAGAAATTAATGAAGACGGCTAGTTatgctaatttttattaaagctCCAGAGTTTCAACAAGATATGCTCAGActgaagtttttaaaattaagctTCAccttatttacaaaattttaattataaaaattagctCAATCTCCGAAAAACACACTTAGGCTAAGCTTTTACGCCCAAGAATTGCCCCAACAACACTTTTTGACAAGATTTAATCTTATAAATGagcatatttaataattaattttaaaaaaaatattaatactaataagcATCCactatttattagaaaattaaaattaaacttaatTTGCATAGTATTACTCACAAAAACTTTTCACCCATTTCTTATATCCCAACCAAAGTCTGGAGATGTTTGATTGGTGAGTTACATTTTCTAACCTAACAACTAAACTTATCCTAGAAACTCATTTTCAAAACTAATCATCGAAaacatatttatcaattatttaaaaacattaaattattaaatatccatcacaaattaaaaaataaaattctaattttaaaatatttaattaaacacACACTACCATCCATCAACCAAACAACATTTTAGCATACCTCATTACGCTCACAGAAATCTACACTTGAAAACCATGTCTCATCAATCATCACATCATGAGTCCATCTATCATTGAGTGTAACAGCAGCCATGGATGATGTCATAACCACCCTTTTAATGGAAGAGATTTTAGCACACGAATTTAAAACATTAAGGGTCCCTTTTACTGCTGGATCAATTAAATCAGCCTGCACTAACGATTGCAACAGACAACtcgaatttattaaaattaatatccaCATAATTTTGTCAGCTAAAGGAAATTTTGACAAAACAACCCAGTtgaatggaatgaaatggtAAATAGTAAATCAAATTTCGGGGGATGAACCACGAATGCACTAAAATTTGTCAATTAAAATTAACATCTCAAGAATTTACAGATATTCTTCACCCAATTTAATTTACAAGAACACGGAAGTCTAACATTAATGGGTTTGCCATATCCTGTCTTTCAATAGATCAAACAACTAGCTTCTTGTAAGATCACGATCAAAGAGACCTTTTGGTAAAGAAAACATTACAATGTCACATTATTCCCAATGAAAGAATCTCAAAGACATGGATTATGATATTGTACatcctaaaatttataaacattaattatcaAAGATGGAAATGGAGCTAACCAgctaaattcattaaaaaaatattggaaatttaatttaataagatGGACTAAGTTGCATGAACTTGTCCAAAGGATGTTGGAGATTGATTGTGCTTATCTCCAATGTACAATAACTAGTCTCTTACATAGGTTCTATCTAAGCCTAAATTATCATATGGCAGTGGTCCTTGGTAAGGGCTCTCCAAAGCAAGGTTTTTTGTAGTATTTGTTCCGAATAATAGGTCTATGTTAAGTGCCAAGGAAGGGAATACTAGAGTGTTTGCGAAGAATTGCATTTTCACttataatctaaattttatataatgatgTATTTGCAATTTGAGCTTGAGATCATAGCATGGGAGTAAGGTTCTAACTTTAAGTGCCCTTACTTGTAGATGAAAAAAATCTATTCCTATTTAATAGTATACATCCCAATCTGCATAAATAGTATTTTGAGTAGCATAATTGCCCACAATTACATGGCAAGCAGGAGCTAGAGTGTCTAGTTTACTACTGCTAGTTAGTATTCCACAATTAAACTGAATAGACTTGTAATCAATAGACAATAAGCACTACcaggttgaagaagcaatgaaaaaaatttcacagCTTTCCACATAATGAGTTCAAGCAAAGCATGAACTCCAAGTTTCTAAGGCAGAGTGTGAACCTGTGGATCTTCAGTAGCCAAAAAACAAGGGGAAGCTGTATGGAAAACACATTCACATCCATCAAAAGCAGCATCAAATGAGCCTTCCTCTAATAAGTTTGCTTTGAAAAGCTGAAGCCGCTCACTAGCTCCGTCCAATGCCCACAAGTGTTCTGTCTTCTTGGGATCACCTAAAATGGACCAAAATAAAGCCAAAAAGGAAACAGAGGTGAAGTCAacccattaaaaaaaagacaaaagaaattaaaagccCAACACTGATTCAAAACACCATGGATGCATGATAAACCCTCACTTACTGACATGTATAGCCATacattattcaaaaacaaacccTTAAATCATCAATGCAAACACGCCATTGCCACCAAACAAGCAGCCGACCACAATCTGTATAACATGTCTGActataaaacatcaaaaaaataaatattaacaaaatccaAAATCCTTAAATCATCAAAACCATGACCAACCTTGAAACCACCGCTATGCCTAGCAAAAAATggttccaagaaaaaaaaatggtaccCTAAGATCACATTAAAGGCAACAGCAGCCATGGGCACGGCCATAAGCAGCAATCAAGAACCTATGACACTGGAAACAAACATAATagagatggagaaggagaagctaGGGTTTGATACCAAGGTCACGAACGGTGGCCTTGACAGTGTAACCGCGATCAAGGAGGAGCTTTACCAGCCATGAAGCGATGAAGCCGGAGGCCCCCGTCACGCACACGACCTTCCCATTCATCTccctctgtgtgtgtgtgtgttgcgACCGCGGGTTGAGGAAATCGACAGACGACGTCCGTTTTGTCTCTGAGAAGATAGCAAGGAAGGACAATATGCAGGAAAGGGAAAGATTGACAGAGCAAGATAAGACAGAGAgaaagagacagagagagagagagaaagtggGAGATGTGGGACATAACCCATTGATTTGTTAAT
It includes:
- the LOC120262871 gene encoding phenylacetaldehyde reductase-like isoform X1, yielding MNGKVVCVTGASGFIASWLVKLLLDRGYTVKATVRDLGDPKKTEHLWALDGASERLQLFKANLLEEGSFDAAFDGCECVFHTASPCFLATEDPQADLIDPAVKGTLNVLNSCAKISSIKRVVMTSSMAAVTLNDRWTHDVMIDETWFSSVDFCERNELWYALSKTLAEECAWKFSKDNGIDMVTINPSFVIGSLLQPTLNLSAAQILNLINGTTYNPNENYRWVNVKDVALAHILAFEVPSANGRYCLVERVSRDSEVIKIINELYPTIQLPQKCTNKEPVNPRYQVSDKKARSLGLDFIPLETSLKEVIESLKEKGFVSF
- the LOC120262871 gene encoding phenylacetaldehyde reductase-like isoform X2, giving the protein MNGKVVCVTGASGFIASWLVKLLLDRGYTVKATVRDLGDPKKTEHLWALDGASERLQLFKANLLEEGSFDAAFDGCECVFHTASPCFLATEDPQADLIDPAVKGTLNVLNSCAKISSIKRVVMTSSMAAVTLNDRWTHDVMIDETWFSSVDFCERNELWYALSKTLAEECAWKFSKDNGIDMVTINPSFVIGSLLQPTLNLSAAQILNLINGTTYNPNENYRWVNVKDVALAHILAFEVPSANGRYCLVERVSRDSEVIKIINELYPTIQLPQNFNGYCWQVHKQRAG